A DNA window from Chthonomonas sp. contains the following coding sequences:
- a CDS encoding prepilin-type N-terminal cleavage/methylation domain-containing protein: MTSSKANSRRAAFTLLELSVVVVIIAVITGAVAPAVGRWKTGADLRQFYARAQALASESRELAVRQRTTLRLTVEGESVVLRSGVTEEEEGQAVRTLTLPDNVSLSSATRQATTETTDGFVISYYPDGSSDGGTLTFESDGSPRALRVDKQGRADFVASDAPETGEGETWSAGDLEVRSG; this comes from the coding sequence GTGACATCGTCGAAGGCGAATAGTCGCCGCGCCGCCTTCACGCTCCTTGAGCTGTCGGTGGTCGTTGTGATTATTGCGGTGATCACCGGGGCGGTTGCTCCGGCGGTGGGCCGCTGGAAAACGGGCGCGGACCTGCGTCAGTTCTACGCCCGTGCGCAAGCCTTGGCCAGCGAAAGCCGCGAACTTGCCGTGCGACAACGCACGACCCTGCGCCTTACCGTGGAGGGCGAGAGCGTGGTGCTCCGCTCGGGCGTCACCGAGGAGGAGGAAGGTCAGGCGGTGCGGACCTTGACCCTTCCGGACAACGTATCGTTAAGTAGCGCCACTCGTCAGGCGACGACAGAGACGACCGACGGATTTGTCATTAGCTACTACCCGGACGGTAGCTCCGATGGCGGCACGCTGACCTTCGAATCTGACGGAAGTCCGCGCGCCCTCCGCGTGGACAAGCAAGGCCGCGCTGACTTTGTGGCGAGCGATGCGCCCGAAACCGGCGAAGGCGAGACGTGGTCGGCGGGAGATTTGGAGGTACGCAGTGGCTAA
- a CDS encoding type II secretion system F family protein, with protein MQSFAYTALEPTGKKRTGFLDAADQEAAIAQLSAQGTYVLEIKPQAATAVVRNTKKASRQEVALFTRRMADLAAAGLPLDRVLQVVAEQSESGQLIEISEQALADVRTGLPISAALAKYPKVFPLQYTETLRAGEASGQFPEVATRLADLQETEVARRSQISSALIYPTILLIAAIGVVFFLILFVVPRMIGIFKDLGNDLPLSTKILLSTADFLTKNGLVAFGALVAIVLILRGWFATEAGAISRDRFLMRAPIIGKVVGKAVVSRYARILGTLLFGGVPILEALRLSGLASGNRLFQVTSEQVANDVREGKRIHQAMRDSNEFPPVLHHMVAIGEETGDLPAVLNRVATSLDFEVEVGLRNLVAKIEPLILVLMGAFVGFVVLSIALPIFQAQNLVK; from the coding sequence ATGCAGTCGTTTGCCTACACCGCGCTCGAACCGACGGGCAAAAAGCGAACCGGATTCCTCGACGCCGCCGATCAGGAAGCGGCGATCGCTCAGCTTTCGGCGCAAGGCACCTACGTCCTGGAGATCAAGCCGCAGGCGGCCACCGCGGTCGTCCGGAACACGAAGAAAGCTTCCCGCCAAGAAGTCGCGCTGTTCACACGCCGCATGGCCGACCTTGCCGCCGCCGGGCTCCCGCTCGACCGCGTGCTGCAGGTGGTTGCTGAGCAAAGCGAATCCGGGCAGCTCATCGAAATTTCGGAGCAGGCGCTCGCCGATGTTCGCACGGGTTTGCCGATCTCGGCCGCGCTCGCCAAATATCCCAAGGTCTTTCCGTTGCAGTACACCGAGACTCTGCGCGCGGGTGAAGCCAGCGGCCAGTTTCCCGAGGTCGCCACCCGCCTCGCCGATCTGCAGGAAACCGAAGTCGCTCGCCGAAGCCAAATCAGCTCGGCGCTGATCTACCCGACCATTCTCTTAATCGCGGCAATCGGGGTCGTGTTCTTCCTCATCCTGTTTGTCGTGCCCCGCATGATCGGCATCTTCAAGGACCTCGGCAACGACCTGCCGCTTTCGACGAAGATCTTGCTCTCGACCGCCGACTTCCTCACCAAGAACGGCTTGGTTGCCTTTGGTGCGTTGGTCGCGATTGTGTTGATTCTGCGCGGGTGGTTCGCCACCGAAGCCGGCGCGATCTCTCGTGACCGATTCCTCATGCGCGCGCCGATCATCGGCAAAGTGGTGGGCAAGGCGGTGGTTTCGCGGTATGCGCGCATCCTCGGCACCTTGCTCTTCGGTGGCGTTCCGATCCTTGAGGCCCTGCGCCTGAGCGGTTTGGCCAGCGGAAATCGCCTGTTCCAGGTCACCAGCGAGCAGGTCGCCAACGATGTCCGCGAGGGCAAGCGCATTCACCAGGCCATGCGCGACAGCAACGAGTTTCCTCCCGTTCTTCACCATATGGTTGCCATTGGTGAGGAAACCGGTGACTTGCCCGCGGTTCTCAACCGCGTAGCCACCAGTCTCGATTTTGAGGTCGAAGTCGGCCTCCGTAACCTAGTCGCCAAAATTGAGCCGCTCATCCTCGTGCTCATGGGCGCGTTCGTCGGCTTTGTGGTGCTCAGTATTGCGCTCCCCATCTTCCAAGCACAAAATCTCGTCAAGTAA
- the tadA gene encoding Flp pilus assembly complex ATPase component TadA yields the protein MPTVDLAETKLDPAVVSLAPGDFAIQRQALPLFRNGDELVVAIGNIESLSAVDELAVITGLSTRAVLAEPQVLRDRIEERYLESMLADLPAEEGAGVTEIDETVDLADLQRLAGESSVVQMVNLIFAQAVRDGASDIHVEPYEKQMKVRYRVDGMLRDVMKPPKRMHAALISRIKILGEMNIAERRLPQDGRIKLNLAGRSVDIRVSIVPTVFGERCVMRILDKGTAMLSLPDLGFSAPTFARYSKAISMPYGIILSTGPTGAGKSTTLYASLQEVYSPTKNILTIEDPVEYQISGIGQIQVRSNIGLSFASGLRSIVRQDPDVIMVGEIRDVETAEIAIHASLTGHLVFSTLHTNDAAGAITRLIDMGVEPFLVASSLLAVVAQRLVRRNCPFCSAPTEWDEDAMQAIGVTREEFQHAQVVAGVGCDKCQGSGFKGRQGIYELLLVDEPVRRMTVDRSSSSIIRDHAVQNQGMITLLADGKRIVLEGKTTPAEVMRVSQREDF from the coding sequence TTGCCAACCGTTGATCTAGCCGAAACGAAGCTCGATCCGGCGGTGGTGTCCCTGGCCCCCGGCGACTTCGCGATTCAGCGTCAAGCGCTGCCACTCTTCCGCAACGGCGACGAGCTCGTGGTCGCGATCGGCAATATCGAATCGCTCTCCGCGGTCGATGAACTCGCTGTCATCACGGGTTTGTCCACCCGCGCCGTGCTCGCCGAACCGCAGGTGCTGCGCGACCGGATCGAAGAGCGTTATCTCGAATCCATGCTCGCTGACCTCCCTGCTGAGGAAGGCGCGGGCGTCACCGAGATTGACGAAACCGTTGACCTCGCTGACCTTCAGCGTTTGGCCGGCGAATCGTCGGTTGTCCAAATGGTCAACCTCATCTTCGCGCAAGCCGTGCGCGATGGCGCAAGCGACATTCACGTTGAGCCTTACGAAAAGCAGATGAAGGTTCGGTACCGCGTTGATGGCATGCTCCGCGACGTGATGAAGCCGCCCAAGCGCATGCACGCCGCGCTGATCTCGCGCATCAAGATTCTTGGCGAAATGAACATCGCCGAACGCCGCCTTCCGCAAGATGGCCGCATCAAGCTGAACCTCGCGGGCCGCAGCGTCGATATCCGGGTGAGCATTGTGCCGACCGTGTTCGGCGAACGCTGCGTCATGCGGATTCTGGACAAGGGTACGGCGATGCTCAGCTTGCCCGATCTTGGCTTCAGCGCACCAACCTTTGCTCGTTACAGTAAGGCAATCAGCATGCCCTACGGCATCATCCTCAGCACCGGCCCGACCGGGGCGGGGAAGTCCACCACGCTTTACGCGAGCCTGCAGGAAGTCTATTCGCCGACCAAAAACATCCTGACCATCGAAGATCCGGTCGAGTATCAAATCTCGGGCATCGGTCAGATTCAGGTGCGCAGTAACATCGGATTGTCGTTCGCCAGCGGCCTTCGCTCCATCGTCCGACAAGACCCCGACGTCATCATGGTTGGTGAAATCCGGGACGTGGAAACCGCCGAAATCGCGATTCACGCCTCGCTCACGGGCCACTTGGTCTTTAGCACCCTGCACACCAACGACGCGGCGGGCGCCATCACTCGCCTTATCGACATGGGCGTGGAGCCGTTCCTGGTCGCGAGTTCGCTGCTGGCCGTGGTCGCCCAACGACTCGTGCGCCGCAACTGCCCGTTCTGTTCCGCGCCGACCGAGTGGGATGAGGACGCAATGCAGGCAATTGGCGTGACACGCGAAGAGTTTCAGCACGCGCAGGTCGTCGCCGGTGTCGGTTGCGACAAGTGCCAAGGGAGCGGTTTCAAAGGTCGCCAAGGCATCTACGAACTTCTGCTGGTAGACGAGCCCGTGCGCCGGATGACGGTGGATCGCTCTTCCAGCAGCATCATTCGCGACCACGCGGTTCAAAATCAAGGCATGATCACGCTTCTGGCCGACGGAAAGCGCATCGTGCTCGAAGGCAAAACGACCCCCGCCGAGGTGATGCGCGTGAGCCAGCGCGAGGACTTCTAA
- the pilO gene encoding type 4a pilus biogenesis protein PilO yields the protein MKGWNIMIGVCLALLATIAALDFFVPKPKSPLNPAAKQKQLVELTDEAKQAKEQLSAESAFVSSQLWTENEAEIGPAVLTEVKTAATSQGLNLKSFRPQRSVQESRIERYPFQVNVEGAFPNVLSFVANLEAPGTRLGVSLVQCSALDGDRTTVAATIAIVAVRDREAKPAVVSKEPTKPATDKPAVEKVEKGVKKDA from the coding sequence ATGAAGGGCTGGAACATCATGATTGGGGTTTGCCTCGCGCTCTTGGCCACCATTGCCGCGCTGGACTTTTTCGTGCCGAAGCCGAAGTCGCCCCTCAACCCGGCGGCCAAGCAAAAGCAGCTCGTCGAGCTCACCGATGAGGCCAAGCAGGCGAAGGAGCAACTGAGCGCCGAATCGGCGTTTGTCTCAAGCCAACTGTGGACTGAAAATGAGGCCGAGATCGGCCCCGCCGTGCTTACCGAAGTGAAGACGGCCGCCACCTCGCAGGGCCTCAACCTCAAGTCGTTCCGGCCGCAACGGTCGGTGCAAGAATCGCGCATTGAGCGCTACCCGTTCCAGGTGAACGTCGAAGGGGCGTTTCCCAACGTGCTGAGCTTTGTGGCGAACCTCGAAGCGCCCGGCACTCGCCTCGGTGTTTCGCTTGTCCAATGCTCGGCGCTGGATGGCGATCGCACCACGGTGGCCGCCACCATCGCGATCGTCGCGGTGCGCGATCGGGAAGCGAAACCCGCGGTTGTAAGCAAGGAGCCGACCAAGCCGGCCACGGACAAACCCGCCGTGGAGAAAGTTGAAAAAGGGGTGAAGAAAGATGCCTAA
- a CDS encoding prepilin-type N-terminal cleavage/methylation domain-containing protein, whose translation MRLRAGITLVETIVVVAIMMVLMAALSFAISIGTRNETLGAEQGRQLQRRLDFEDRVTQLLESAAVSTDQDDLRTYMVAETKGDTLVTNPASDLGELPDTLTFTAYSPRLPGAFLASTDDFETANETYRPQGGISEYTISPVATGDSGQREGLFLRTQTPSDGDHTQGGLEEVFSDNVLSTGFEFWDGLQWTATWDTTTAGTKRLPSAIRVSYTLVNDPQNTYSFVVRLPSSDVTTDNPAETTSTEGA comes from the coding sequence ATGCGTCTGCGCGCCGGGATTACTCTTGTGGAGACCATCGTGGTGGTCGCCATCATGATGGTCCTCATGGCTGCGCTTAGCTTCGCCATCAGCATCGGCACCCGCAACGAAACGCTCGGCGCCGAGCAGGGCCGCCAACTCCAGCGACGTCTCGATTTTGAAGATCGTGTGACGCAGCTGCTCGAATCCGCCGCAGTCTCCACCGACCAAGACGACCTGCGCACCTATATGGTCGCCGAAACGAAAGGCGACACCTTGGTGACCAACCCGGCCAGCGACCTCGGCGAACTGCCGGATACGCTCACCTTTACGGCGTACTCTCCGCGCCTGCCCGGCGCGTTCCTGGCCAGCACCGACGACTTCGAAACCGCCAACGAGACGTACCGTCCGCAGGGCGGCATCAGCGAATACACGATCAGCCCGGTGGCCACCGGCGACTCCGGTCAGCGCGAGGGCTTATTCCTCCGCACCCAAACGCCGAGCGACGGCGACCACACTCAGGGCGGCCTGGAGGAAGTGTTTTCCGACAACGTGCTGAGCACCGGCTTTGAATTTTGGGACGGCCTCCAGTGGACCGCAACCTGGGACACGACCACGGCGGGCACCAAGCGGCTGCCGAGCGCCATCCGTGTGAGCTACACACTGGTCAACGATCCGCAGAACACCTACTCGTTCGTGGTCCGACTTCCCAGTAGTGACGTGACCACCGATAACCCGGCGGAAACCACCTCGACGGAGGGCGCATGA
- a CDS encoding PilN domain-containing protein, whose translation MSREINPVLVWSPQAAIVQTKAGSAVSDENPAAALERAGVRGPLTVALARRSVFVKAVPLPAASKNEVRGIVQVQLGKIFPASEGGYAFDLLASSHQTLDGRLTSVFGAPQETLDLVRESLPAGSRVESLVPVALGSLLIAQGLNLNDAVVVEPAESGFGIDVIHHGALLYSRVVTRELDAAGLAQEISMTLAAAGVEAVPVIAAGNLELDTPHRTTQTSAQALAQRGTLGVGMQAPGEIAAREAKVSSGRGRLAALMAAAVVVTGALAFLDRSDAQAAVDKKDAKWRAESAKLRKIRDNARSDADKAKTLADRTRQILMPAQPVGDVLTLVTNMVPQDAWVIGVAFDRGKPMQIRGSSLSEDAVTAYLDALNTSDRLRDVKLVFTNRSKVEDKDIVNFSITARAVGNTPQEPLKTMKKGAASKPKA comes from the coding sequence ATGAGCCGCGAAATCAACCCTGTCCTCGTCTGGAGCCCGCAAGCCGCCATTGTTCAAACCAAGGCGGGGAGCGCCGTATCGGACGAGAACCCAGCCGCCGCGCTGGAGCGCGCGGGAGTACGCGGGCCGCTCACGGTCGCCCTTGCTCGCCGCAGCGTGTTTGTCAAGGCGGTGCCTTTGCCCGCGGCCAGCAAAAACGAAGTGCGCGGCATTGTGCAAGTGCAACTCGGCAAAATTTTCCCGGCCAGCGAAGGCGGATACGCCTTCGATCTGCTGGCAAGCTCGCACCAAACCCTCGACGGTCGTCTGACCAGCGTTTTCGGGGCCCCGCAAGAAACGCTGGACCTCGTGCGGGAGTCTCTCCCCGCCGGGTCCCGCGTGGAAAGTCTGGTGCCGGTGGCGCTGGGATCGCTCCTTATTGCGCAGGGCTTGAATCTGAACGACGCGGTGGTGGTTGAACCCGCCGAGTCGGGATTCGGCATCGACGTGATTCATCATGGCGCGCTGCTGTACTCGCGCGTCGTGACCCGTGAACTCGATGCCGCCGGGCTCGCCCAAGAAATTTCGATGACGCTCGCCGCGGCGGGCGTTGAAGCGGTGCCAGTCATTGCGGCGGGCAATCTCGAACTCGACACGCCGCATCGCACAACTCAGACTTCAGCGCAGGCGCTCGCTCAACGAGGCACGCTCGGCGTGGGCATGCAAGCTCCCGGCGAAATCGCCGCCCGCGAAGCGAAGGTTTCGTCCGGTCGTGGACGACTCGCCGCGCTAATGGCGGCCGCGGTCGTGGTCACCGGTGCACTCGCGTTCCTCGATCGCAGTGATGCGCAAGCCGCGGTGGACAAAAAGGATGCGAAGTGGCGGGCCGAGAGCGCCAAGCTGCGCAAGATTCGCGACAACGCCCGGTCCGACGCCGACAAGGCGAAGACTCTGGCCGATCGCACGCGACAGATTTTGATGCCGGCGCAACCCGTCGGCGACGTATTGACGCTCGTCACCAACATGGTGCCGCAAGACGCGTGGGTCATCGGCGTGGCGTTTGATCGCGGAAAGCCGATGCAGATTCGCGGCTCGTCGCTCTCGGAAGACGCGGTCACCGCGTATCTCGACGCGCTCAACACGAGCGACCGATTGCGCGATGTGAAGCTCGTCTTCACGAACCGCTCGAAGGTGGAAGATAAAGATATTGTGAATTTCTCAATTACGGCTCGCGCAGTAGGGAATACTCCGCAGGAGCCGCTTAAGACCATGAAGAAGGGGGCGGCGTCGAAGCCAAAGGCATGA
- a CDS encoding general secretion pathway protein GspK: MKRRGVVYIVALIGMAGLLAVLGGIAVRQRAVFAARQNRVDFARAEGIYESAVARAMAEIDLIEAGSATTLADDWALLGSGGNDNFIVGTGSFRLEIVDASSRLDLNSITVEELEKLGITEDLSDALLDWREAGQAPRAQGAKDEYYNTLTNPYNAAVEPFRTVNELLLVKGFTPATLYEPLQDAAAELISGDTTQLPILADMLSVGATSEPVQPEGATLQNLAQVQNAQAINQVIQNLPLATQIFNQRQQFQTMGDVMEVPGMTVAAAAQLLDRFTVGNAATYSGRTNLNTASEAVLNTLPNFTSDLSAGVLSLQEAGMTRMGEIAELPGMTPQILADVVDRVNLNSRSFLLRIQARYQTGTIEREVLVNLTDQGPQVVRYETVSQDDVANRWQWDAETGADIELITNS, from the coding sequence ATGAAGCGTCGCGGCGTCGTCTATATCGTGGCGCTCATCGGCATGGCCGGTCTGCTCGCCGTGCTCGGTGGCATCGCCGTTCGGCAGCGAGCGGTGTTCGCCGCGCGCCAAAACCGCGTGGACTTCGCGCGCGCCGAAGGGATCTACGAATCGGCGGTGGCCCGAGCCATGGCCGAGATTGACCTGATTGAAGCGGGGTCGGCCACGACCTTGGCCGATGACTGGGCCTTGCTCGGTAGCGGCGGCAACGACAATTTCATCGTCGGCACCGGCTCGTTCCGGCTCGAAATCGTGGACGCGTCCTCGCGGCTTGACCTGAACTCGATCACGGTGGAGGAGTTGGAAAAGCTCGGCATCACGGAAGACCTTTCCGATGCGCTGCTCGACTGGCGAGAAGCCGGCCAGGCACCCCGCGCGCAGGGCGCCAAGGACGAATATTACAACACCCTGACCAACCCCTATAACGCCGCGGTGGAGCCGTTCCGCACGGTCAACGAATTGCTCTTGGTGAAGGGCTTTACCCCCGCGACGCTGTATGAGCCGCTCCAAGATGCGGCTGCCGAACTGATCTCGGGTGACACCACGCAGCTGCCGATTTTGGCCGACATGCTGAGCGTCGGGGCGACCTCGGAGCCAGTTCAGCCCGAAGGTGCCACGCTCCAAAATCTTGCGCAAGTCCAGAACGCCCAGGCGATCAACCAGGTCATTCAAAACCTGCCGCTCGCGACCCAGATTTTCAACCAGCGGCAGCAGTTTCAGACCATGGGCGACGTGATGGAGGTGCCGGGAATGACCGTCGCCGCGGCGGCTCAATTGTTGGATCGCTTTACGGTGGGCAATGCCGCGACTTACAGTGGTCGCACAAATCTTAACACCGCAAGTGAGGCAGTACTGAACACGCTGCCAAACTTTACGTCTGACCTTTCAGCCGGAGTTCTGAGTCTTCAAGAAGCAGGCATGACGCGAATGGGAGAGATCGCCGAATTGCCGGGCATGACGCCGCAGATTCTCGCCGATGTGGTCGACCGAGTCAACCTCAACTCTCGTAGTTTCTTATTGCGAATTCAAGCGCGGTATCAAACTGGAACGATTGAGCGCGAGGTTCTCGTAAATCTCACGGACCAAGGGCCGCAAGTGGTGCGCTACGAAACTGTCTCGCAAGACGACGTAGCCAACCGCTGGCAATGGGATGCCGAGACTGGCGCCGACATAGAACTGATCACGAATTCATGA
- a CDS encoding prepilin-type N-terminal cleavage/methylation domain-containing protein, translating to MAKRKGFSLVEAMVATAFVGIGLSAILGGMAQLNRSEAQGRAREQELVLATRKMRELVATQDYNNAPVDGDFSAEGVPNLRWSLTSEPAQVESMVNLRLTVQDASGQDVATLDQMAFAPTVTTEATN from the coding sequence GTGGCTAAGCGCAAAGGATTTAGCTTGGTGGAAGCAATGGTGGCAACCGCGTTTGTCGGCATCGGACTTTCGGCGATTTTGGGCGGAATGGCTCAGCTCAACCGTAGCGAGGCGCAGGGCCGCGCCCGCGAGCAAGAACTCGTGCTCGCCACTCGCAAAATGCGCGAACTCGTGGCGACTCAGGATTACAATAACGCGCCGGTGGATGGCGATTTCTCGGCGGAAGGCGTGCCCAATCTGCGTTGGAGCCTCACCAGCGAACCGGCGCAAGTGGAGTCCATGGTCAATCTGCGGCTGACCGTTCAGGACGCGAGTGGCCAAGACGTCGCGACGCTCGACCAAATGGCGTTTGCGCCTACGGTGACCACGGAGGCGACGAACTAA
- the gspG gene encoding type II secretion system major pseudopilin GspG — MKLNSFRNRRRGFTLIELLVVILILAILAAMIVPRVVGRTDDAKRAKALSDLSALSSALSQFRLDVGRYPTTEEGLESLRSAPSDATGYRGPYTTKSIPLDPWGFEYEYEYPGSAGDDSYLLMSFGQDGAEGGEGNASDIVEGE, encoded by the coding sequence ATGAAGTTGAACTCATTCCGTAACCGTCGCCGAGGCTTCACCCTGATCGAACTCCTCGTCGTTATCCTCATTCTCGCCATTCTCGCGGCGATGATCGTGCCGCGCGTTGTGGGCCGAACCGACGACGCCAAGCGCGCCAAGGCCCTCAGTGACCTTTCGGCGCTCTCGTCCGCGCTCAGTCAGTTCCGACTCGACGTGGGACGTTACCCGACCACCGAAGAAGGCCTCGAATCGTTGCGGTCCGCGCCGTCGGACGCCACTGGCTACCGTGGCCCGTACACGACCAAATCCATCCCGCTTGATCCGTGGGGATTTGAATATGAGTACGAATATCCGGGCTCGGCCGGCGACGACAGCTACCTGCTGATGAGCTTCGGCCAAGATGGAGCGGAGGGCGGAGAAGGCAACGCCAGTGACATCGTCGAAGGCGAATAG
- a CDS encoding Spy/CpxP family protein refolding chaperone, translating into MAALAVGALALAQGGQGRGGQGRGGMMQRGGQQSPAMLLNRNDVKADLKLTDEQKDAIQKIQDESMTKMRDMFGGGGPGGGGGGGERPSEEEMKARMEKMTAMQKESEAAVKKVLTTAQWDRLGEIRIQIAGNGIVTDVEMQKTLKMTEAQITKVKSLQQGMNDANASIMQRMRDGELEREGAMEAMQNNRKALNDEYAKVLTAEQKAQLKKMGGAEFKADPEEANRGGFGRRGGGR; encoded by the coding sequence GTGGCGGCCTTGGCCGTCGGCGCTCTGGCCCTGGCCCAAGGCGGTCAAGGTCGCGGCGGTCAAGGACGTGGCGGCATGATGCAACGCGGCGGTCAACAATCGCCGGCGATGCTTCTGAACCGCAACGACGTCAAGGCTGATCTGAAGCTGACGGACGAGCAAAAAGATGCGATCCAAAAGATTCAAGACGAAAGCATGACCAAGATGCGCGACATGTTCGGCGGCGGTGGCCCCGGCGGTGGCGGCGGTGGCGGCGAACGACCGAGCGAAGAAGAAATGAAGGCGCGCATGGAAAAGATGACAGCCATGCAAAAGGAATCCGAAGCGGCGGTGAAGAAGGTTCTTACCACGGCTCAATGGGATCGCCTTGGCGAAATCCGCATCCAAATCGCGGGCAACGGCATCGTGACCGACGTGGAAATGCAGAAGACGCTGAAAATGACCGAGGCGCAAATTACCAAGGTGAAGTCGCTACAGCAAGGTATGAACGACGCCAACGCCTCGATCATGCAGCGAATGCGCGATGGCGAACTGGAGCGCGAAGGCGCGATGGAAGCCATGCAAAACAACCGCAAGGCGCTGAACGACGAGTACGCCAAGGTTCTCACGGCCGAGCAAAAGGCTCAGCTGAAGAAGATGGGCGGCGCTGAATTCAAGGCCGATCCGGAAGAAGCTAATCGCGGCGGTTTCGGCCGACGTGGCGGCGGACGCTAA